The bacterium genome segment CCCGCCGAAAAAATCCCCCTCCCCCCTACGGGGGGAAGCGCGCTTACGGGCTGGAGTGAGGGTTGCAGCGACCCCCTCCCCCCTTTGGGGGGAGGGCGGGGGTGAGGGGTGAAAGCGGCGGGGGGTGAAGCGGCCCCCCTCTCCCTGTGGGAGAGGGATTGAGGGTGAGGGCTACATTATAAAAAAACGGCGGGGATTTGCCGGAGGCATAGCTCGCTTCGCTCGGTTAAAATCCCCGCCCTACATTTATATGAGGCGCGCCTGTGGGCCGGACACCGACCCCCGGCTAATCCACGACCACCGCCCGGGGCTCACCTTCCCTGGCGGGAAGGACCTCGCCCACCCGGTAGGCGAACTCCCCGGCGGCGGCGAGGTCGGCCACCAGCGCCTCGGCCTTATCCTCCGGCACGCAGGCGATGAGCCCCAGCCCGCAGTTGAACACCCGCTCCATCTCCTCGGCCGTCAATTTGCCCAGCCCCTGGAGCCAGGCGAAGACCGGCTGCCTCGGCCAGCTTCCCCGCTTGACGACCGCTTTGAGCCCCGGCGGAATCACCCGCCCCAGATTCCCGGCGATGCCGCCCCCGGTGATGTGCGCCAGCGCCGCCGTCCCGTGTTTGTTAAAAAGCGGCAGCAGTTTTGCGTAAATCCGCGTGGGCGTGAGCAGCTCCTCGCCCACGGTCTTACCCAACACATCCACGCGGGCGTCCACGTCCAGACCAGCCTCCTCGAAAACGAGCCTGCGTACCAGCGAAAACCCGTTGGAGTGCAGCCCCGACGAGCCGAGGCCCACCAGCGCCATGCCTGGTGAAACCCTCTGCGGCGAAAACTCGCGCCCCCGCTCCACCGCCCCCACGACGAAGCCCGCCAGGTCGTAGTCGCCTTCCTCATATACACCGGGCATCTCCGCCGTCTCGCCGCCGATGAGCGCACATCCCGCCCGCCGGCAGCCCTCGGCCACGCCGGAAAGTATCGCCGTGTCCCGCGCCGCGTCGAGCTTCCCGGTGGCCAGGTAGTCCAGGAAAAAGAGCGGCCGCGCCCCCGCGCACAGCACGTCGTTGGCGTTCATCGCCACGCAGTCTATGCCGATGGTGTCGTGGACCCCGGCCCGGATGGCGACGAGTACCTTGGTCCCCACCCCGTCGGTGCCGGAGACCAGGATCGGGTCCTTTAGCCCGGCGGCTTTCAGGTCGAAGGCGGCGCCGAAGCCGCCCAGCGCGTCCACGCAGCCCCGGATGCGCGTCGAGGCGGCCAGGGGTTTTATGGCCTCCACGAACCGCCCCCCGGCGTTTACGTCAACACCAGCCTTTTTATACGGATTGCGCTCGCTCATCCAACCTCACTCAATCTTGGCGGGCGGGTGTGGACACCCGCCCCTACGTAATCCGTGCGATGCATCCGTAGGGGCGACCGTCCACGGTCGCCCGTTTTTTTACGACGTGAACCCCCCCGGCAGGGCCCTACCTCTCGCCCTCGGGGAACTCGGACTCCTTGTGCCCCCCGGCGTCGGCCAGCCCCAAAAACAACTGCGGCTGGCCCGGCCCGTGAATCGCCCCCTCCGGTCGCACCACGTAGTTCCCGTCGAAGCACGCGTGGCAGAAGCTGTCCACCGGCAGGCCCGTCCCCTCCAAAAGATGCTCCAGCGTCAGGTAGGTCAGCGTCTCGCAGCCGATGAACTCCCGCACCCGGTCCATGGAGGAGCTCTCGTTGGCGACGAGCTCCATGTAATTGCTGACGTCTATGCCGTAGTAGCAGGGGTAGCGCCAGGGGGGACAGCTAATGGCGAGGTGGACCTCCAAGGCGCCGGCGGCCTTGAGCATCTTGACGATTTTCTTCGAGGTCGTCCCGCGCACGATGGAGTCGTCCACGCAGATGACCTTCTTGCCCTTGAGCACGGCGCGGACGGGGTTGTACTTGAGCTTGGCGCCGAAGTCGCGTATCTGCTGCTTGGGCTCGATGAATGTGCGGCCCACGTAGTGGCTGCGGATGAGCCCGAACTCGAAGGGTATGCCGGAGGCCTGCGCCAGCCCCAGGGCGGTGGGATTGGACGAATCGGGGACGGCGATGACCACGTCGCCGGTGACGCCGGCGGCGGCTATCTGTTCCGCCAGGCGCCGCCCCAGCTCCTTGCGCACGCCGTAAACGCTCTTGCCCCGCAGGACCGAGTCGGGGCGGGCGAAGTAGACGTACTCGAAGACGCAGAACGCCTCGGGCTTGGGGTCGAAGGGCCACACGCTCTTGAGGCCGCCCGAGTCCACCACGACCATCTCGCCGGGGGCTATCTCCCGCTCGTAGCGCGCGTCTATCACGTCGAAGCTGCAGGACTCGCTGGAAACGAGCCAGGCCAGGTGGGTCTCCCCCCATTCGTCGGTCCACTCGCGGGTGCCCAGGCACAGGGGGCGTATCCCCCGCGGGTCGCGCACGGCCACCAGCCGGTCCGGGGTCAGGGCCACCAGGGAGAAGGAGCCCTGGCACTGCCGCAGGGCGTCGCCGATGAACCCCTCGGGGTCGTGCTCCCGGCTCATCGCCATCAGGTGGACCATCACCTCGGAATCGGTGGTGGTGGTGAAGATGGAGCCCTGGGCCTCGAGGCTCTTGCGGACGCTCTGGGCGTTGGTGAGGTTGCCGTTGTGGGCCACGGCGAGCTTGCCCTTGCCGAACTCGACGTAGATGGGCTGGGCGTTCAAGAGGCGGCTGGCGCCGGTGGTGGAGTAGCGGACGTGGCCGATGGCGGCGTCGCCCTTCAAGCGACGGAGCTCCCGCTCGTCGAAGACCTCGGCGGCCGTGCCCATGGCCCGGTGGAAGCGCATGGTGCCGTCGGTCAGGCGCGAGGCGATGCCCGCCGACTCCTGGCCCCGGTGCTGCAGGGCGTAGAGGCCGAGGTAGGTGTAAACGGCGCTCTCGGGATGGCCGAAAATGCCGAATACGCCGCACTCCTCGCGGGGACGGTCCGATTGGGTCGCGTGGTTCAATGTCACTTCTTTTCGGTTTTCAGGACCGCCCCCAGACCCTCGAGGAAGACCTCGATCTGCCAGTCCAGGCCGACGGTGACGCGGATGTGGTCGGGGAGGCCGAAAGCGGTCATGGGCCGGACGATGACGCCTTTTTTCAACAGGCCGTCCGAGAGGAAGGCGGCGCGCTCAGCCGTGCCGGCGGGGAAGAGGACGAAGTTGGCCGCCGAGGGCACCGTCTCGAAGCCCAGCCCCCGCAGGCCGTCGTGGAGCCGCTTCATCCCCTCGCGGTTGACCTTCAGGGTCTGGGCGACGAAGTCCGTGTCCTCCAGGGCAGCCAGGGCGGCGTGCTGCGAGAGGGAAACGACGTTGAACGGGGCGCGGACCTTGTGCATCTCGGTCACGAGCTCCGGGTCCCCGATGCCGTACCCCACCCGCAGGCCCGCCATGGCGTGGGACTTGGAGAAGGTGCGCAGGATGAATACGTTCCGCCGGCCGGCGAGGAGGTACTTGAGGCCCGACTCGTAATCGCCGACCAGGTCGTCGGCGAAGAGCACGTACGCCTCGTCCAGCGCCAGCACCACGTGCTCGGGCAGCGCCCCGATGAACCGCGCAAGCGAGGCCGCGTCGTTGTACGTCCCCGTGGGGTTGTTCGGGTTGGCCAGGTAGATGAGCTTGGTCTTGGGGGTTATCGCGGCCAGCATCCCGTCCAGGTCTATGACGTAATCCGGGCGCAGGGGGACGCTCCGGTGCACCGCGCCGAAGGTCTGCGCCATCAGCGCGTACATGAGAAAACTCTTCTCGGAGTAAACGACTTCGTCGCCGGGGTTTACGAGGAGCTTGGCCGCCAGCTCGATGACGCCCGACGAGCCCCGGTCCACGATTATCATGGAGGGGTCCACCTCGTGGTGCTCGGCCAGGGCCTGCGTCAGGTAGTAGCAGTTGTCGTCCGGGTAGAGGTGGACCTCGCCCACGTGCGCCCGGAGCGCGCGCATCACCCGGGGCGGGGGGCCCAGCGGATTCTCGTTCGAGGCCAGCTTGACTATCTCGCCCGTGATGCCCAGCTCGCGCCTGAGCTCATCGGAGGGCTTGCCCGGCTTGTAAGGGCGGATGCCCAGGACGTTCTCGCGCACGCGGAACATGGCGGCTCCCGGTGGGTTTTGGCGGTGGGCGTGGATATTGGAACGGGATTTTAACACGGGCCGGGGGGGAGGTAAAGGGCGCGGCTCGCGTGCGGGGATGGGGGTAAGTGGCGGCGCGGTTTCCCTCTCCCTGTGGGAGCGGGTTTGGGTGAGGGCAGCCAGCGAAAAAAGCGGCGGGGATGGAATCCCCGCCCTACATTCACCGGCAATGCCGATTCGCCGTAAGGGCGACCGTCCACGGTCGCCCGCGGGCGGGTCAAGAGACCCGCCCCTACGTCATCGCAATCGAGGCGACCCCGGCGACACCCCTTTTTTGCCCTTTACACAAATCCGCGCCCTGGGATAAACTGACCCCAACATTCGAACCACCCGAAGGAGCTTTCGTGAAGTACGGCGCCAGAAACCAGATAACCGCCAGGGTCACCTCGGTGAAGAAGGGCGACATCATGGCCCTGGTCAAGTTCGACGTCACCACCCCCGCCGAGATGGCCTCGGTCCTGACCGTGGAGTCGCTGGAGCACCTGGGCCTGAAACCCGGCGACGAGGTCCGCCTCGTGATCAAGGCCATCCACGTCCTGCCCGTCAAGGAGTAACTTCAACCCCAGGAGCCAAGCATGGCCAAATTCGCCAAATTGTTTATCCTCCCCTTCCTGTCGCCCATCCCCCTGATCCTCTACGGTCTGCTGCCGGAAATAACGGGATGGGACCCCGAGGTGGTGCTGGGCGAGACCGTGAACACCATCATCTGGGTAGTCCTCATCCTCCTCGTGGTCGTGATGTCCATTCTGCCCTTCAAGGGCGCCTTCGGCTCCCTCTTCGGGACCAAGGAATCGAAGCACATCCAGGCGGAGGGCCGTGAAGCCACCGCCGTGGTGCTGGCCATCGGCGAGAACTCCGAGGGCGGGATAGTCACCATCAACGACCAGCCGCTGTTGAACCTGCAGCTCGAGGTGCACGACGGCAACGTGCCGCCCTACCCGGTCAGCTTGGACTCCATCATCCCCCGGGCGTCGGTGCCGCAGTTCCAGCCCGGCGCGGTCATCCCGATAAAGATAGACCCCGACAACCCGGACAAAATCATCATTGATTGGCAGCGGGGCTCGTCGGGCGGAGAGGTGGTGGCGCCCTCCGTGGGCTCCAAGTGGAGCGAGATGGACAAGCGGCTCCTGGAGGCCGAGGGGATTGACGGCACCGCCAAGTACCTCGCCCTGGAGGACACCGGCCGGAGCCAGGACTTCAACCCCATCGTCCGCGCCACCATCGAGGTGACGCCCAAGGGCGGGGAGCCGTACACCTTCGACAAGGACGTGCCGCTGCCGACCAACGTCATCGGGCTGCTCCGGTCGAAGCTCGGCAAGAGCTTCCCCGCGCGCATCCACCCCCACGACGGCACGAAGGTCTCGATCCAAATCATCCCCTGAAAAAGAGGGAAGCCCGTGGCGAGGACGGATTTCACCCTGCGGGCGCTCGCCGTCATCCGGGCCGTCCCCGGCGGCCGGGTAGCCACCTACGGTCAGATAGCCGATCTGGCCGGCAACCCCCGGGCCGCGCGCCAGGTCGTCCGGCTCCTCCACTCCTCCTCGGCGGCCGAAAGCCTCCCCTGGCACCGCGTGGTGAACGGCCGGGGGACCGTCTCCCTCCCGCCGGGCCGCGGGTATGAGGAGCAGCGGGCCATGCTCGCGGCCGAGGGGATCATCTTCGACGACCGGGACCGGATAGACCTGAAGCGTTTCCGCTGGAACCCGGCCTGACGCGGCCTGTCCCCTCCCCCCTCTGGGGGGAAGCGCGCTTACGGGCTAGGGAGGGGGGTTCCCTGGCCCCCTCTCCCTTTAAGGGAGAGGGTTGGGGTGAGGGGTGAAGCTGTCTCCCTCTCCCTGTGGGAGAGGGGATAGGGGTGAGGGCTACCTTAGAAAAAAGCGGCGGGGAATAAAATCCCCGCCCTACATTACGAACCGCACAACAACCTCGTAGGGGCGACCGGTAGGACGAGTCCTCCACGGTCGCCCGTTTGATTGCGACTCGTAGGGGCCGACCGACCGGTCGGCCCGCGGGCGGGTCGCCAGACCCGCCCCTACGTCACCACAATCGGCGCAGCGCGGACCGGTCCCCTCCCCCCTTTGGGGGGAGGGTTGGGGTGGGGGGCTCCTTGGCCCCCTCTCCCTTCAAGGGAGAGGGTGGGGGTGAGGGTCATGGCAGGGAACGGAAATCCAGCAGTGAATAAAATCCCCGCCCTACTTTACACACATCCGCCCCTGGGCTAAACTAGCCCCGCACCTCAACAAGACCACTCGACCACCATGAAAATCCGCGAGTGCGACTTTCTCGTCATCGGCTCCGGCATCGCCGGGCTCTCCATCGCCGTGCGCTCCGCCTCCAGGGGCTCCGTCGTCGTTCTGACGAAGAAGGAAGCCGCCGAGAGCAACACCAACCTGGCCCAGGGCGGTATCGCGGCGGTCATCGCCCCCGG includes the following:
- the purM gene encoding phosphoribosylformylglycinamidine cyclo-ligase, with the protein product MSERNPYKKAGVDVNAGGRFVEAIKPLAASTRIRGCVDALGGFGAAFDLKAAGLKDPILVSGTDGVGTKVLVAIRAGVHDTIGIDCVAMNANDVLCAGARPLFFLDYLATGKLDAARDTAILSGVAEGCRRAGCALIGGETAEMPGVYEEGDYDLAGFVVGAVERGREFSPQRVSPGMALVGLGSSGLHSNGFSLVRRLVFEEAGLDVDARVDVLGKTVGEELLTPTRIYAKLLPLFNKHGTAALAHITGGGIAGNLGRVIPPGLKAVVKRGSWPRQPVFAWLQGLGKLTAEEMERVFNCGLGLIACVPEDKAEALVADLAAAGEFAYRVGEVLPAREGEPRAVVVD
- the purF gene encoding amidophosphoribosyltransferase; the protein is MNHATQSDRPREECGVFGIFGHPESAVYTYLGLYALQHRGQESAGIASRLTDGTMRFHRAMGTAAEVFDERELRRLKGDAAIGHVRYSTTGASRLLNAQPIYVEFGKGKLAVAHNGNLTNAQSVRKSLEAQGSIFTTTTDSEVMVHLMAMSREHDPEGFIGDALRQCQGSFSLVALTPDRLVAVRDPRGIRPLCLGTREWTDEWGETHLAWLVSSESCSFDVIDARYEREIAPGEMVVVDSGGLKSVWPFDPKPEAFCVFEYVYFARPDSVLRGKSVYGVRKELGRRLAEQIAAAGVTGDVVIAVPDSSNPTALGLAQASGIPFEFGLIRSHYVGRTFIEPKQQIRDFGAKLKYNPVRAVLKGKKVICVDDSIVRGTTSKKIVKMLKAAGALEVHLAISCPPWRYPCYYGIDVSNYMELVANESSSMDRVREFIGCETLTYLTLEHLLEGTGLPVDSFCHACFDGNYVVRPEGAIHGPGQPQLFLGLADAGGHKESEFPEGER
- the hisC gene encoding histidinol-phosphate transaminase; the encoded protein is MFRVRENVLGIRPYKPGKPSDELRRELGITGEIVKLASNENPLGPPPRVMRALRAHVGEVHLYPDDNCYYLTQALAEHHEVDPSMIIVDRGSSGVIELAAKLLVNPGDEVVYSEKSFLMYALMAQTFGAVHRSVPLRPDYVIDLDGMLAAITPKTKLIYLANPNNPTGTYNDAASLARFIGALPEHVVLALDEAYVLFADDLVGDYESGLKYLLAGRRNVFILRTFSKSHAMAGLRVGYGIGDPELVTEMHKVRAPFNVVSLSQHAALAALEDTDFVAQTLKVNREGMKRLHDGLRGLGFETVPSAANFVLFPAGTAERAAFLSDGLLKKGVIVRPMTAFGLPDHIRVTVGLDWQIEVFLEGLGAVLKTEKK
- a CDS encoding TOBE domain-containing protein, giving the protein MKYGARNQITARVTSVKKGDIMALVKFDVTTPAEMASVLTVESLEHLGLKPGDEVRLVIKAIHVLPVKE
- a CDS encoding MGMT family protein; translation: MARTDFTLRALAVIRAVPGGRVATYGQIADLAGNPRAARQVVRLLHSSSAAESLPWHRVVNGRGTVSLPPGRGYEEQRAMLAAEGIIFDDRDRIDLKRFRWNPA